In Passer domesticus isolate bPasDom1 chromosome 12, bPasDom1.hap1, whole genome shotgun sequence, the following proteins share a genomic window:
- the GPI gene encoding glucose-6-phosphate isomerase yields the protein MALSGDPHFKKLAEWHKANSSKLVLRQLFEADKDRFQKFSLTLNTDHGDILLDYSKNLVTEEVMKMLIELAKSRGVESARERMFSGEKINFTENRAVLHIALRNRSNVPILVDGKDVVPEVNKVLDKMKHFCQRVRSGEWKGYTGKAITDVVNIGIGGSDLGPLMVTEALKPYSKGGPRVWFVSNIDGTHIAKTLAELKPDTTLFIIASKTFTTQETITNAETAKEWFLRAANDPSAVAKHFVALSTNAPKVKDFGIDPENMFEFWDWVGGRYSLWSAIGLSIALHIGFDNFESLLAGAHWMDNHFHTAPLEKNVPVLLAMLGVWYINCYGCETHALLPYDQYMHRFAAYFQQGDMESNGKYITKKGSRVDYSTGPIVWGEPGTNGQHAFYQLIHQGTRMIPCDFLIPVQTQHPIRNGLHHKILLANFLAQTEALMKGKTADEARKELQAAGLSGDALEKLLPHKVFEGNRPTNSIMFTKLNPFTLGAIIAMYEHKIFVQGVVWDINSYDQWGVELGKQLAKKIEPELESDAPVTSHDSSTNGLINFIKKHRA from the exons ATGGCGCTGTCTGGCGACCCCCATTTCAAGAAGCTGGCGGAGTGGCACAAGGCCAACTCCTCCAAGCTCGTCCTGCGGCAGCTCTTCGAGGCCGACAAGGATCGCTTCCAGAAGTTCAG CTTGACCCTGAATACTGACCATGGGGATATCTTACTGGATTACTCCAAGAACCTTGTTACAGAAGAAGTGATGAAAATGCTGATTGAACTG GCAAAGTCAAGGGGTGTGGAAAGTGCCAGAGAGCGCATGTTTAGTGGAGAGAAGATCAACTTCACTGAG AACCGAGCTGTGCTTCACATTGCTCTGAGAAATCGCTCCAATGTGCCAATCCTTGTGGATGGGAAGgatgttgttccagaagtaaaCAAAGTGTTGGACAAAATGAAACACTTCTGTCAG aGGGTCCGTAGTGGTGAATGGAAAGGCTACACTGGAAAGGCAATCACTGATGTGGTCAATATTGGCATCGGTGGCTCTGACTTG GGCCCTCTGATGGTAACTGAAGCCCTGAAACCGTATTCCAAGGGAGGCCCTCGTGTCTGGTTTGTGTCCAACATTGATGGTACTCATATAGCCAAAACCCTGGCTGAACTCAAACCAGACACTACTCTCTTCATCATTGCATCAAAG ACCTTCACCACGCAGGAAACCATCACTAATGCAGAAACAGCCAAAGAGTGGTTTCTGCGTGCTGCTAATGAT CCTTCAGCTGTGGCCAAGCATTTTGTTGCCTTGTCTACCAATGCT CCTAAAGTTAAAGACTTTGGAATTGACCCAGAGAACATGTTTGAGTTTTGGGAT TGGGTTGGTGGTCGCTACTCCCTGTGGTCTGCCATTGGTCTCTCCATTGCCCTGCATATTG GTTTTGACAACTTTGAGAGTCTGCTTGCAGGAGCCCACTGGATG GATAATCACTTCCACACTGCCCCCCTGGAGAAGAACGTGCCAGttctgctggccatgctgggcGTGTGGTACATCAACTGCTATGGCTGTGAGACCCATGCCCTGCTGCCCTATGACCAGTACATGCACCGCTTCGCCGCCTACTTCCAGCAG GGTGATATGGAGTCTAATGGCAAATACATTACCAAGAAAGGCTCTCGTGTGGACTACAGCACTGGCCCTATTGTGTGGGGAGAGCCTGGCACCAATGGGCAGCATGCTTTCTACCAGCTCATTCACCAAG GAACTCGCATGATTCCCTGTGACTTCCTGATCCCAGTGCAGACCCAGCACCCCATCAGAAATGGCTTGCATCACAAG ATCCTTTTGGCCAACTTCCTGGCTCAGACGGAGGCCTTGATGAAAGGGAAGACGGCTGACGAGGCTCGCAAGGAGCTGCAGGCGGCCGGGCTGAGCGGGGACGCTCTGGAGAAGCTCCTTCCCCACAAG GTCTTCGAGGGAAATCGACCAACCAATTCCATCATGTTTACAAAACTCAACCCCTTCACCCTGGGAGCCATCATTG CCATGTATGAGCACAAGATATTTGTTCAAGGAGTTGTCTGGGACATTAACAGCTATGACCAGTGGGG AGTTGAGCTTGGAAAACAACTTGCCAAGAAAATTGAGCCTGAACTGGAGTCAGATGCTCCAGTGACATCTCATGATAGCTCAACAAATGGGCTCATCAATTTCATCAAAAAACACAGAGCTTGA